The nucleotide sequence TGGCCATCGGGTCGCGCAGCCCGTTCGCGATGGCGATCCACTTCCCGCTCAGGTCGACACCGTGCGGCGGTGCGGCGAAGGGCACCATCGCGGCCAGCAGCAGTGCACCGGACAGCACCTCCGGTCGACGCATCAGCATCGCCGAAGCGATGTTGGCTCCATTGGAGAAGCCAACGGCGACAGAGCTTCCGGGTTCGATCCCGTGATCGTGCCCGACGGCCAGCACGAAATCGGCAAGCTCTTCGGCGCGAGCCGCAAGATCCTGCTCGTCGAAGACGCCCTCGGCGCGCCGCCGGAAGAACCGGAGCATCGACCCCTCCAGCACCCGCCCCCGTGGCGACAGCACCGGCGAGTGCGGCGACAGCCGATCGGCCAACGGCAGCAGGTCGTGCTCATCGCCCCCGGTGCCGTGCAGCATCAGCAGCGGGGGTCCACCCGCACCGTCCCGCCAGACGTGCGGCCAGGTCGTATCGGTCATGCTCGACTGCCGGCCAGGTCGGGCAGCGTTATCGGTGGTAGCGAGCGCGCGATCTGCTCGCGGTTCGGCTCGAGCCACGGCGGCAGTTTGAGCGATCGGCCCAGTTCGAGCAGTGGCTCGTCGATGTCGAAGCCCGGCGAATCGGTGGCGATCTCGAACAGCACCCCACCCGGCTCGCGGAAGTAGATGGACTTGAAGTACTGGCGGTCCAGGATCTCGGTGACGCTGATGCCGGCCCCGACGAGCTGCTGCTGCCAGGTCGTCATGGTGGCCAGGTCCGGGGCCCGGAACGCGACGTGATGCACGGTGCCGCCGGCCTGGTAGCCCCGCTCGCGGGCCCCACCCGTCAGGTCGACGAGAGCGCCGGCGGCGCCGTTCGCCATCTGGAAGCGAGAGCGACCTGCACTTTCGCCGGCAGCTCCCATACCGAGCAGCTCGGTCAGCATCGAGGCGGTCGGGTCCAGCACAGCCTCGTTCATCGTCACCGAGTGCAGTCCGCGGACCGCGTGCTGGGCCGGGATGCTGGCCACCCCGTCCCAGCCGGAGCGGTGGTCTCCGTCGGTGGCGACCAGATCGAGCACCATGCCGTCCGGGTCCCGGAGGGTCAGGACCTCCTCGGCCTCACGGGTGACCGGCGCGTCGACGTCGACCTGCAGCGACTTCAGCCGGTCGTACCACCAGCTCAGCGAGGTGCCGGGGACGCTGAACGCGGTGGCGGAGGTCATCCCGGCCCCCTGACGGCCCCGCGGAACATCCGGCCACGGGAAGAACGTCAGGATGCTCGACGGGGTGCCTTTCTCGTCGCCGTAGTACAGGTGCCAGGAATCGGGCGCGTCGAAGTTGACGGTGCGCTTGATCAGACGCAGACCCAGAACGGTGCTGTAGAAGTCGACGTTCTGCTGAGGCGCTGAGGCGATGGCGGTGACGTGATGCAGACCCTGTGGAGCGATGTTGGTCATGCGGTCCTCCTCGATAGGAACTGATTCATGCGTGTGCATCTACTGTAACCACGAAGACGCCATTTATCTTCCCAGCAAGATACTTCCGGTCACGTACATCGGACGTAGGATTCCCGGGAAAGAGGTGGGCGGATGTTGGCTGCTCCGGACGACCGGGATCTGGTGAGTTGGTGGGGCCACGTCATCGAGGGCTTCCACCGGACGCACACCGATGTCGTCCGCCCCGTGGAGCAGCGGTTCGGGCTGGCCGCGGCCCCGGCCGAAGTCGTCCTGCGACTGGGCCGCACCCCCGGGCACCGGTTGCCGATGTCCAAGATCGCCTCCGAGACCGCCTTGACCAGCGGAGGCTTCACCAAGCTCGCCGATCGGCTGATCGCGATGGGCCTCGTGCAGCGGGTCCGGCACGACACCGACCGCCGGGTCATCAACCTGGAGTTGACGACGCACGGCGTCGACGTCGCCGAGCAGGTCGAGGCGGCGACCGCCGAGGCCCTGCGCGCGCACCTGCTGGCCGTG is from Nakamurella sp. PAMC28650 and encodes:
- a CDS encoding alpha/beta hydrolase, translating into MTDTTWPHVWRDGAGGPPLLMLHGTGGDEHDLLPLADRLSPHSPVLSPRGRVLEGSMLRFFRRRAEGVFDEQDLAARAEELADFVLAVGHDHGIEPGSSVAVGFSNGANIASAMLMRRPEVLSGALLLAAMVPFAAPPHGVDLSGKWIAIANGLRDPMATAAQTSTLVGQLRAMKADVRVLGHAGGHTIDGAQLPEFAQIIAAGGVGTAGGVGTAGVVPGSGS
- a CDS encoding MarR family winged helix-turn-helix transcriptional regulator, which encodes MLAAPDDRDLVSWWGHVIEGFHRTHTDVVRPVEQRFGLAAAPAEVVLRLGRTPGHRLPMSKIASETALTSGGFTKLADRLIAMGLVQRVRHDTDRRVINLELTTHGVDVAEQVEAATAEALRAHLLAVIGVDDARALSATMLRLRDAE
- a CDS encoding ring-cleaving dioxygenase; translated protein: MTNIAPQGLHHVTAIASAPQQNVDFYSTVLGLRLIKRTVNFDAPDSWHLYYGDEKGTPSSILTFFPWPDVPRGRQGAGMTSATAFSVPGTSLSWWYDRLKSLQVDVDAPVTREAEEVLTLRDPDGMVLDLVATDGDHRSGWDGVASIPAQHAVRGLHSVTMNEAVLDPTASMLTELLGMGAAGESAGRSRFQMANGAAGALVDLTGGARERGYQAGGTVHHVAFRAPDLATMTTWQQQLVGAGISVTEILDRQYFKSIYFREPGGVLFEIATDSPGFDIDEPLLELGRSLKLPPWLEPNREQIARSLPPITLPDLAGSRA